The following DNA comes from Sorex araneus isolate mSorAra2 chromosome 5, mSorAra2.pri, whole genome shotgun sequence.
GGATGTGCGGGTGTGTATAGTGGGGGTTTGTGGGGGGGCGGTGAACCGGTGGTACCCAGCAGTGAACTGCAGACCTCTGCACGCTGGCCATGGGCTCCCACTTTTGGGTtatctccccatccccctctcccttcctttggAGTAGCAAAACCACCTGGCCTGAAGCTCTGCAAAACTTCTTGGTCCTGGGATCACCCGGCTTCCCTCCAAAGTGACTGAGTGATGGTTCTGCCGCTATCCCATGAACGGAAGGCTAACATGTGTGTGGGAAGGGGCAGGGACTGTGCCTGGGGAGAGGAAGATAGGGGTCTGTGAAGAGGAAGAATGGTTTATGGATCTAGAGAAGCCTTCAGTTGAGCTGCCATGAGCCTCCAGCCCTGCCGGGGGACGTCTAAGAGCAGCTGAGACCCCCAGGACCACTTCCTGGTTGGACAATGGTCTCTTCTTTTCCCAAGCCATAGGGACTTGGCTGGCCTTTAGCGCCAGCATCTCCAACTGACTTCACCCTcgccgccctcccacccccctctccccatcccgcAGGCCACAAAGTGCCCTTAGAGATGGGAGAATAATTGGGAGCCAAATCTGAGGCAAGGAGCCCAGCTCTTGGTTCCCAAGCCACAGTGTGCCTTCTGTCTGTTGCAGAACTTGTCAGGGGGTGGGTTTCCAGACCGATTCTACACAGATTTATCTGGAGATCCCTACAGGATAGGAAGACAAACTCATCCTATAGAACCCAAGGCTGTGGAGGAAACAGGTGGGACCTGTTTCCTCGGGGAAATATTCCCTAGAAGATTCTCACAGGAGAGGTTCCCACTGCGAAGAGAGTGACAGAGTGGGAACTAAACTCTGCTGTTGTCATCTTGGGTGCCTATCATCCACTTGCCTCCTCCATGGAAATGCTCGGGTGACTTACAGCTCTTCAGGACCAGACGTGGTCGCAGAGGATGGGAAATCTAATGCAGGATGGAGCGTAAGTGTAAGGAGGACTGTAGCACCCCACAGAGGGACAAGAGATGCTTCCTCTGCAGGCTACTGGCTCTGGATTAATGGGgagagtttttttccccccaaggtTTGTTTCAAGGGAACACATGCattgaaatacaaaaataaaggctggatagtacagtgggtaaggcatttgccttgcatgcagcagacccaggtttgatccctggcacccgaagtgttcccccaagccctgccaggagtgatccctgagtgcagagccaggactaagacctgagcaccactgagtgcggtccccaaacaaacaaacaaaaactcatacTCATGACAGTAGCCaccttttacttcattttttggaagaggtcacacccagtagtgcttagggcttactcccacctctgctcttactcctggtggggcttggggacaatgtgtggtgtcagggattgaacccaggttgactgcatacaaggcaagtgccctacctgctgtactatctctccagcccttgcagCCACCTTTTAGAAGAAAGTTGAGTCAATTGTGTAAATTCTAGTCTTGGCCCCATCTTTCACCGATCTTAGGCCATTTTCTGTACTCCAGTTTTGTAGACGTTAAATGGAGATAATCATTCCGAAAGAATTATTTGAACACGAGCAATGTTACTAAGCATTTACTGTGTTCTGGCTCCTATGTGTCCATAAAtccatataataataaaatttggcTTATCTGTTTTACAGATGCAGACAAGTGACAGGACCATTCAGATACATAAGGATTAAAGTCTGCTTTGGAGTCTGAACTCATATCTGCTTGATAGCTTAAGTTTTCTATTCCATGTCTAGTAGGGCAGAACAATGGGTGTAAAGAGAAGGAGGGTATCATgagacagactttttttttctttttgggtctcacccgttggatgcacaggggttacgcctggctcatgcactcaggaattaattattcctggcagtgctcaggggaccatatgggatgctgggaattgaacccgggtcagccgagtgcaaggcaaatgccctacccgctgtgctatcgctccagccccaagacagttgtatttttttaaaaaaaaattttattagaaaatcactgtgatgtatagttacaaacttatgaacttttgtgtttgcatttcactcatacagtgatcatttacccatccctccaccagtgcccattcacctccaccaatgatcccagtatccctctcaccacctcctccccatcccccaccatcccaccctgcctcttcggcagggcattcccttttgttctctctccttttaggtgttgtagtttgcaatagaggtattgagtggccctcatgtttggtctatagtctacttttagttcgaatcttccaacccaaatgagtcctcccaacattttctacttggtgctcccttctctatctgagcttcctttccccccagcatgtgaggccagtttccaagctgtggggcagacctcctgatccttatctctacaactcttgggtgttagtctcccactctgttattttatattccacagatgagtgcaatctttctatgtctgtctctctctttctgactcatttcacttaacatgatactttccatgttgatccacttatatgcaaatttcatgacttcatcttttctaacagctgcatagtattccattgtgtggatgtaccaaagtttctttaaccaagaCAGACGTATTTTTGATACTTCCTCTTTGGTTGAGGCATATCTTGGCAAACCTTCCTAAATCTATATATATAGTTCTTCATAAAAGTATAGTTTTTACCAAGACACTGGGCACAGAAGACACTTGCAGAATATGATCCCCACAGGGCAGGTGAAAAAGCCCAAGCAGAAATTTATCATCTGAACTATACATCTCGCTAATAAAAAAGGTATGCAACCCAGTAAAAAAGGAGGTAGTTGCAAAACATCTTCCTCATCTTCTAATcatctttagaaaagaaaatatgtggcCAGTAAACACAAAAAATTGCTCAACGTCATTAAGcaccaggaaaatgcaaatgaaaaccacaAGGTACCGCTACAATACACATCCACAtggctagaattaaattttttaaaaaaatcaatgatgaaGTATTATTTGGGGCACGGAACAGCCAGAACTCTGATACAATAGTGGTATGTGAATAAAATAATACAGTTGGGGGCAAGGTATGGCAATTCTTACAAAATTAAGCAAGAAGTTAACTCTTTGACCATTCCTAAATATCTACTCCAGGGAAATTATAAACATATGTGCGCTGAGTACTTTGTATAGCAGACTACTAACTGCAGACGTGAGAGCCCTTAGGATCTGACAGGTGAGTGGATGACAGTATATTCATGGGCAGTAGGTAGTaacaaaatactgaaaacatgCAAGATGCAAGaacatggatgattctcaaaaacaCTCTTCCCATGAAAGAAGCTTACCCCGAAAGTATACACACGCCAATGAGAGTTTAATTatatgaaactctttttttttttttttccttttgggtcacacccggtgatgctcaggggttactcctggccctacactcaggaatcacccctggcggtgctcaggggaccatatgggatgctgggatttgaactcgggtcggccgcgtgcaaggcaaacgccctacccgctgtgctatcactctagccccaattaTATGAAACtctaggaaaaattattttgtacagAAAAGCAGGACAATGCTTGCTGCTGAAAGTTGACAAGGAAGGCTGCATTAGTGAACTTTCTAGGCTTTCAGGGATGTTCTAGTTAGTGTGTAAATGTGGGTAAAACCAATGTCCTGGACACATTATGCATGGTCACATGCACTGAATGTGGACTTGAGATTCATGCAGTTTATTACATGCAATTTTacaccattaaaaaaagaagggtgtgtgtgtgagcaaatACTAAACTCTAATGATTTGCATGCTGGGACTGTGAAAGGCATCAATCAAGATGAATGCAGGGTTCATCCCTAAGACACACTCAGGGATTACAAAAAAGTACTCTACACTCTTACTTGATTTTTATTAGAGGAGTGCTGAGTAACAGTCACACGGGGCTGTGTAAGGAGCCCTCCCCTGGGTTTTGGAGGCCATAAGGAGGGTCGcctcagtcctttgaactatcctTCCTGCCCAAATTCATGGGTTGGTTTACAGATACATGAGAAACAAGTATAGTCAACACATTAATGGTAGCATCTTGGTGATGGGGCAACATGTTCATTTAACAGGAGTTCATTCTTTCACTTCTGCCATATATTGgaaaattttgaataataataaaaaaaaggggaGCCAGGGCGATAGTAGAAACACTAGGGCCTTTACCTTAcccaaggccgacccaggttcgatccccggtatcccaggATTCTCCAGAAGTATGCTCCAGGTGTatgccctgagcgtcaccagatgtggcgggggaaaaaaaaatcactgtatcactgtcatcccgtttgctcatcgatttgctcgagcgggcaccagtaacgtctccatcgtgagacttgttactatttttggcaaaaacaacaacaacaaaaaagaaaacaaacaaaaaaaccaaaacaaaacccccaaaacaaaaacaaaccaaacaaaaaaagtaaatgtgcATTGGGGTTTGGGGCGGGATCTCCAGCAGGGAGCAGTGACCAGGACGGGAGCCCAGCCGGGGACCTCCCGGAGCACTGTGCAATCGGTCTCCCCACCCATCTCCATGGTGATGACGACGCTCAGCCTCAACTCCCtcgtgtgagagagagagagaacgcctCTCAACAGGGACAGCGGCCACCCTCCGGCCCCGGGTCTCGcgagcagccccccgccccttGCGCTCTCTCGCGCCCGCCCCCCAGGGGACGGCGGCCCCGGGAGCCTCCCGCGCTTCCGGGACGGCCCCGGAAGTCCTTTCTCAAGGGCGCTTCCTATTGGAGGTTGGCTGCGCAGGGGGCGGGCCGCGCCGGGAGGCGGAAGCAGCCGCAGGCATGGCGGCGGCCGTGCGGCTGGCCctcccgctgctgctgccgctgctgctgctgctgttcctGGGACCCGGCGGGGGCCGAGCCGAGCCCCCGCGCGACAGCCTGCGGGAGGAGCTGGTCATCACCCCGCTGCCTTCTGGAGACGTCGCCGCCACTTTCCAGTTTCGCACGCGCTGGGATTCTGACCTGCAGCGGGAAGAGGGTGAGAGGAGGCGGGAGGAAGCAAACCCGGGGCACCTgctggcgtgggggtggggagcccatCCGTGGGAGGGATTCTGGCCCCTTTGCACCGGCGGTGAAATGGGGTCCCCCGGAGCTGGGCAGTGGCCTTGCTTCCTGATGCTTCCTGCAGCGACCCCGCTGCAACCTGATACCTCGGATCCTGCGGTAACGATGGTGGTCTTAGCGGTTACCATGTGTCCCCCCTGGGCACAGTGCAGGGTTCTTTGAACGCTTGCAGGGAAGAGACGAGAGGGTGTTGAACAAAGGCAAAGGCCTTATCGCACCGCTGCCAGGTGACAGTCTGATGTGGCACGCAGATCTCTTTGACCCCACGTTCTGGCTGGAGTCTCTTGTCAAAGATCCCAAAGGTTTGGGGTCTGCTGTttctgggcggggggtggggtggcagagaGCCCCGCTTCCAGGATCTTCACTCATCTACTGCCCTCGATTCTCCAGTGTCTCATTATAGGCTCTTCCCCAAAGCCCTGGGACAGTTGATCTCCAAGTACTCTCTGCGGGAGCTGCACCTGTCATTCACGCAAGGCTTCTGGAGGACGCGGTACTGGGGGCCACCCTTTCTGCAGGCCCCTTCGGGTGCGGAGCTCTGGGCCTGGTTCCAGGACACCGTCACTGAGTGAGTGCCCACTTTGCAGCCTGCTTATAGGCCGTGGGTTGAGGGAGGCGTTGCCATCCAGCTGCTGCCCTTAGGAACAGCAGTTGGGGCAGGAGCAATTCCACGTGGGCAAAGCAGGTGTTGGGAGTAAGAAATTGActctgagtggggctggagcgatagcacagcgggtagggcgtttgccttgcatgcggccgacccgggttcaaatctcagtatcccatatggtcccctgagcatggccaggggtgattcctgagtgcatgagccaggagtgacccctgtgcattgctgggtgtgacccaaaaagcaaaaaaaaaaaaaaaaagaaagaaaagaaattgactcTGAGTAATGGTCTTTGCTTGGCTGAATATACATCCTTTCCCTTAACACTCTCAGACCTGAGGTAGTGCACACTTTTCTCTACAAAGGCAGAGAGCATAAAGTTGTGGCTTTGAGGCCGTAGAAAACGAGCCCGCTGGATAACCCTTTAGAAAGACTTTCTTTCACATAATAGTTTCATGAGGACCAAACTAAACATGCGTGGCCTCCCATTGGCCTATGAGATGCCAGGTCTTCAGAGTAGaggatttgcttttgtttgggagaAGAGCATGTCCAGGAGCCATAATCCACTTAATCCCACTATGAAATCACAGTatgcctttattttaaaattttttattttatttttttttattttggggccacacccagctgtgctcagggcttacttctgtctctgcaccccaggatcactcctggtgggcttgaagaACCATATAGAGTTTTGGgggttggacccaggtcagcctcatgccaggcaagaaccctacctactgtcccatctctccagccccatgagttaaaaaaaaattctggggcaCTAAGAAGGGTAGCAAGGATGGCCATAGGCTTGAGAACCTCAGGGGACAGTTCTAGTGGGCCCCTATGGAATGCTGTTGTCTAGGAAGAGAGGGCTTGCTGCCATCAGttcctcttcatttttcttttcttttcggggGGTGTTGGAGATGGGGTTGGTGGCAGACATGGTAGTGCCCAGGGGTGACCCTgacttgcggtgctcaggggacacgtggtgtgccggggattgaatctgggcctgcTGTATGCAAAGCCTGCAGTCCGTCTGTTGCGTTTCCCCTTTAGCCCTGATGCTCTCATTTCCCAAGAACGGCCATAAATCTGAATCTAGTTAACTCAtagcttggcagtgctcaggccttactcctggctctgcactcaggactcactcctggcggtgctcaggatacctTATGCAGTGCCGGAATTCAAACtgggatctgctgcatgcaaggcgagcatctaaccctccagcccctaagtctgaatttaaatgtgaaaattggAACATTGAAATACCGGCCACAGTGACTGAAACATTGGTTTtgctctgtgttctggggccacatctggtgatgctcagggcttattcctggctctgtgctcaaggatcactcctggcagggaccatatgggatgatggggttcacaccagggttggctgtgtgcaaggcaaacgttctagcCTGCGAAattgtcactccagtccctagttAGGCCCGTGGGTCAGTTTTGTGTGGGCTGTATGTCGTGAAACATCATGGCCGGGGATGGGActcactggctttgcatgcagtccaGAGTGGTCCTGGGCAGAGCAAAGAGGACAAACAAAGGTGATCTCATGGCTTCTATAAATTTGaacatttttgtttgaaaaacaaaacatggcTATGAGTTGGGTAGCTTTCGGACATCAGGTTTGCTGCCTTTGAGCTGTCGGGGTTGGCATGACTGGAACCTCAGGAACCTCTAGGATAGCATTCAGGAGGTTCAGATGAGCAAGCAGAGACTCGCAGATCTTCTGGTCTGAattctctccccttcctgcccttttttttaaaaattttttattttttgctttttgggtcacacccggcgatgcataggagttgctcctggctctgcactcaggaatcaccccggcagtgctcaggggaccatatgggatgctgggaatcgaacccggctcggccgcgtgcaaggcaaacgccctacctgctgtgctatcgctccagcaccccccctcctgcccttttctcttttctttgcttccactttctccTTAGTTCAGATATGCTGGATTTGGAGCTGGGGTTTGGAATGCGAGTTGTTTGCAtcctgttattctttttttttttcttttcgggtcacacctggtgatgcacaggggttactcctggctctgcactcaggaattacccctggccgtgctcaggggaccctatgggatgctgggaatcgaacccgggtcggccccgtgcaaggcaaatgccctacccgctgtgctatcgctccagccctgcaaccTGTTATTCATAGAGAACAAATCTGTGTTGCTCTGTGTCTTAGAAGAATGTGGATGAAATCGTGTTTACCTTTTTCCCTGGTACATGTCAGAACCCCCTACCTGAGGCTAGAGCCAGAACCAACCGTCCCACCCAGGACTTGGCCAGGGAACTGCCCGAGTGAGGAGAGAGCAGGGTTGGACTGCTTCAGGGGGGTGTGCACAGAGGTGGCCCCAGTTTGCTCCCGCGCCTTGGGGCGCTCCCAGCCGGGAGCACCCCAGAGAGCAGGTGGGCGAGCCGAGCGTGGCTGCCCGGGCGTCTGGTGTGGAagggggccaggggcgggggtcAGGGATTCCTGAGCTAAGGTGTGGGGACGCAGGCTTGCCCGGAGCAGCGGGAGGAAGTAGGCCCGGGTTGGTGAGCGAGGTAGTGATGCTTTCTGGCTGCGTCCCTGGCCAGGGTGATGGCTCGCCCGCTGGCTCTGGGCCTGGAGGGGGGACCGGAGTCTCGGGATGGAGAGCGGGCGTGTGTCTCCCCCCGCAGTGTGGACAAGTCCTGGCAGGAGCTCAGCAACGTCCTCTCGGGGATCTTCTGCGCCTCTCTCAACTTCATTGACTCCACCAACACCGTCACTCCCACGGCCTCCTTCAAACCGCTGGGGCTGGCCAACGGTGAGCGCCCCCCGgcccctgctctcctctcccctggtGTCCCTGCCCCCAAGCCCGCCCCGCTGCCCTTTCCCGGCACCCCCGAACCGTGCCGTGTCATCGTCATCGCCGTCATGTCACTGGGAGAGCAGTGGGGCTGGGTCATTGCATGGAGAGTGTGGGGGGCGGGAATCGCCCCCGTCTCCCACTTGTGGGTCCACCCCAGACTCACCCTGTCCCCCTCAGACACTGACCACTACTTTCTGCGCTACGCTGTGTTGCCGAGGGAGGTCGTCTGCACCGAGAACCTCACCCCCTGGAAGAAGCTCTTGCCCTGCAGCTCCAAGGTGAGGCTGAGTGGGCCCAGAACCGGACGTGGCCCCCTGGTGGCCCAACAGGCCGTCAGGCCATCTCTGTTGAGCACTGACAGAGTCTCTCTTGCCGCCCCCTCCAGGCAGGCCTCTCGGTGCTGCTGAAGGCTGACCACTTGTTCCACACTAGCTACCACTCGCAGGCTGTGCACATCCGCCCGATCTGCAGAGTAAGTTGTGGAGAGGGGCGTGGGCACGCCCGGGGGCTCGGAGAGGGAGCAGCACCTGGGccacagggccagggccagcaggcagcggcggcggccgcgATGACCACTGGCCAGGGCACTGGCCGCGTCCCGGAGGAAAGGAGCGGCGGCCTGGCTGTGGTTCAGCGAGTCTTTGTTGTGGCCCGGGAAGGGGGCCGGGCCCGGGTAGCCGCCAGCTGGCAGGTCCTCGAATGAATCATTTTGTCTTCCCCCGGCCTGGTTTCCTCCTCCGTGCAGGAGAATAATGGTGTCAGCTCAGGGTTGCCGGGGCCCCCTGGAGCGCCGGGGTGCGGGGGAGGCACAGccggccctggggggggggggggtgcccgtCCTCACTGCCGTGTCTCCCCGGGTAGGATGCACGCTGTACCCATGTCTCCTGGGAGCTGCGACAGACCCTCTCAGTGGTCTTCGATGCCTTCATCACTGGCAAGGGGAAGAAAGGTCAGCTGCCTCGGTGGCCCTCCTCGCAgggccaccccctctccctgctgcccccagagCCTGGAAGACCCGGGcctcgccccagccccagctcagctCCGCTCTCTGCCCCGCAGACTGGTCCCTCTTCCGGATGTTCTCCCGAACCCTCACGGAGCCCTGCCCCCTGGCCGCCGAGAGCCGCGTCTACGTGGACATCACCAGCTATGGCCAGGTACCCGGCCTCCCGCCTCACGTCGCCCCTCCCCAGGACCCGCCAGCCTCCCCCTACCctgcctgctcccccccacccacgtCTCAGCCCTGCCCTGGTGTCCTCAGGACAACGAGACCCTGGAGGTGAGCCCAGCTCCCACCTCCACCTACCAGGACGTGGTCCTGGGCACCCGGAAGACCTACGCCGTCTACGACTTGCTCGACGCGGCCACCATCAACAGCTCCCGCAACCTCAACCTACAATTCAAGTGGAAGAGGCCCCTGGAGAGTGGTGGGTGGGGGCTCCCCGGGACTCAGGgtgcttcctctttttttttttttttttaaatgcggGGAGACGAAGTCACGGtagagtaggtagggcgtttgccttgcacacggctgacccggcttcaatccagcatcccatatggtcccccaagcacgccacgagtgattgctgagtgtagagccaggagtaatccccgagcactgctgagtatgacccaaaaagcaaaaaaaaaaaaaaaaatttttttttaaaaaaaaagcttatgggcctcacctggctcagtgctcaggggtttccccctgtggtgcgcaggggaccctgtggtgtctGGGTCCAGCCCGGGCCGTGTGCTCCGGCCCTGCGGTGCTTCCTCTTCTCCCCAAGACCACAGGGTCTTGTTTAGGTTCCGGACCTTGTCAGAGGTCCCGGTTCCTGTTCGTTGCTGCCCCACCTGGGAAGGGGCCTGCAATAGGTGCCTCTTGCCCAGAAAACTCAAGAGTTCGTCCAGGCATGCTTGGAACCCACAGCTCCTTTTTGGAGCCCTGTGCCCAGGAAGCCACCCGTGTGCTGGTCGGAGGCGTCCAGCCTGTGGTGGGGATCATGCATGCCCTGCAGCGCCccggcagggggcagggcccgcagccccaggaggcccctcccccctcccccctacagTGGGTTGTTGGCAGGGGTGGAGCTGGGCACCTGTGGGTGTATCGGGTGTTGCGGTGggcggggtggcagggagggggtgaaACTCTGCCCCCGGGGGAGTGAGCGAGTCACTGAGGCGGGCTTGTCTCACACAGAGGCGTCCCCGGTGCCCTTCCTGCACGCGCAGCGGTACGTGAGCGGCTACGGGCTGCAGACCGGGGAGCTGAACACGCTGCTGCACAACACGCACCCGTACCGCGCCTTCCCagtgctgctgctggacaccgtGCCCTGGTACCTGCGGCTGTACGTGCACACCCTCAGCATCACCTCCAAGGGCAAGGAGAACAAGCCGAGTGAGAGCCAGCCCCCCTCTGCCTAACCCTGCtgcgcctggccccgccccgccgcgcctggccccgccccactgcacctggccccgccccgccccgccccgccccgccccgccctcaggGTGGTTCCTGCAGTGCCCCTGGGATGCTGCCCCGGCACAGCGCAGCGGCATCCCTGGCTGGACCGAGGGCAAGGggagcctcctccccaccctgcggcagagctgggagtcagtttGTGAAGGGAAAATAAGGGATCCAGCTGGCGAGTCTTACTAGGACGGGACTCGGGGGCTAAGGGGTTTTCGGAATCTCCTTCCACCTCCTTTGCCTCTCTTCCTGGTGCCACAGGGCGCATCCTTTTGTGATAATTCAAAGgactcccccctttccccccacacaccGAAAAAGTAGAGCAAAGTAGATGGAGGTGGATTTTGCCCTGGAGGggcagcgttttttttttttaaatctcggCCTCTGCCTTCCCTCCCGTGTGCGTGCGTTCCTGGCACGCTCTCCGGTTCTCCCCTGGGTCACTGAGCGTTGTCTCCGGCCCACGTGTGTCTTCTGTCCTCTTCTGTCCTCTGAAGAGGGACCAGGACTCCTGAGTGCTTCGTTGTTGTtccagcttttgtttttttgttttccttttgggtcacacccagcaatgctcaggggttcctcctggctctgtgctcaggaatgtctcctgacagtgctcgggggcccatctGGAagcctgggaccaaacccaggtgggctgtctgcaagacaaataccctctctgctggactatcgctccagccctttgagtgcTTTTTTTCGGTGCCAGACATAGCACTAAGCACTTATATTTctcggggggccggagggagcctggtaataaggaaaaaaaatgcctCAAGGAAGAGCTGACAGCACATCCCAGTGGCCAGACGGCCAcgatccccccacacccccactgtGTCATGTTTTCGTCCCACTTCTGGTTCTGTCTTCCGCTTCTCAGCTCTGGGCCCGCTGTTCTGGCTTGGGAAGAGATGGTGGTTTCCATCCCCGACcgccagacaaaaacaaaaacaagccctCTGAAATCCTAACTCCCAGCAATCCTCCTGTGTATCTTGTAGGTCTCTCTGTTTTGCTTTGAGACTCTGGAGTCTGGACAGTTGTGAGCGCGTCCTCAGAGGGGATCTGACGATCCTGCCCATTTGCCTGTCTCCCCGCATGTCTGTTTCATCTCTGTTTccctttatttatatttccattgCAATTGTTTTCTCCTCCTGCTGAAATGTCTTACAATACATCCTAGGTCTATCACTCCACTTTTAAATACTTGACTCCATGTCTGTAACAGATAAAGGACTTGAAGACAAAAACCTCAAACTTAtccctcccacttttttttttttttttttgctttttgggtcacatttggcaatgctcaggggttgctcctggctctgcactcaggaattactcctggcggtg
Coding sequences within:
- the PIGT gene encoding GPI transamidase component PIG-T, which produces MAAAVRLALPLLLPLLLLLFLGPGGGRAEPPRDSLREELVITPLPSGDVAATFQFRTRWDSDLQREEVSHYRLFPKALGQLISKYSLRELHLSFTQGFWRTRYWGPPFLQAPSGAELWAWFQDTVTDVDKSWQELSNVLSGIFCASLNFIDSTNTVTPTASFKPLGLANDTDHYFLRYAVLPREVVCTENLTPWKKLLPCSSKAGLSVLLKADHLFHTSYHSQAVHIRPICRDARCTHVSWELRQTLSVVFDAFITGKGKKDWSLFRMFSRTLTEPCPLAAESRVYVDITSYGQDNETLEVSPAPTSTYQDVVLGTRKTYAVYDLLDAATINSSRNLNLQFKWKRPLESEASPVPFLHAQRYVSGYGLQTGELNTLLHNTHPYRAFPVLLLDTVPWYLRLYVHTLSITSKGKENKPSYIHYQPAQDRLQPHLLEMLVQLPANSVTKVSIQFERALLKWTEYTPDPNHGFYVSPSVLSALVPSLVAARAVDWEESPLFSSLFPVSDGSSYFVRLYTEPLLVSLPTPDFSMPYNVICLTCTVVAVCYGSFYNLLTRTFHIEEPSSGGLARRLANLIRRARGVPPL